One Microbacterium keratanolyticum DNA window includes the following coding sequences:
- a CDS encoding GNAT family N-acetyltransferase: MSEQFTVREIDGHENLAALVTVLDRIWGTSPGKTMLDLAMLIALRSGGHYTAAAFVDDEIVGGCIGFHVEPLGDALHSHIAGVIPQYASMGIGRALKGHQREWCLARGIREVRWTFDPLVSRNAHFNLRSLGATPVKYHANYYGEMTDGVNQGDESDRLLVAWPLQGAGRLPEPPEAADAAPLLAKAADGRPVIDTGALDADVVAVQTPADIERMRLENPAAARTWRLALREALPEVVENWESLGFDSAHRYIFRRRN, encoded by the coding sequence ATGTCTGAGCAGTTCACCGTCCGCGAGATCGACGGCCATGAGAACCTCGCCGCGCTCGTCACCGTCCTCGACCGCATCTGGGGCACGAGCCCCGGCAAGACGATGCTCGACCTGGCCATGCTCATCGCGCTGCGCTCCGGTGGCCACTACACGGCGGCCGCCTTCGTCGACGACGAGATCGTCGGCGGATGCATCGGCTTCCATGTGGAGCCGCTCGGCGACGCTCTGCACTCGCACATCGCAGGAGTCATCCCGCAATATGCCTCGATGGGCATAGGTCGCGCGCTGAAGGGGCACCAGCGCGAATGGTGCCTCGCCAGAGGCATCCGCGAAGTGCGCTGGACCTTCGATCCCCTTGTCTCGCGCAACGCGCATTTCAATCTGCGATCCCTCGGCGCCACCCCCGTGAAGTACCACGCGAACTACTACGGCGAGATGACCGACGGCGTCAACCAGGGCGATGAGAGCGACCGACTGCTCGTGGCCTGGCCGCTCCAGGGTGCCGGGCGCCTCCCCGAGCCACCCGAGGCTGCGGACGCGGCACCGCTGCTGGCCAAGGCGGCAGATGGGCGTCCCGTCATCGACACGGGCGCGCTCGACGCCGATGTCGTCGCCGTGCAGACGCCCGCCGACATCGAGCGGATGCGGCTGGAGAATCCGGCCGCCGCGCGCACCTGGCGTCTCGCTTTGCGTGAGGCTCTGCCGGAGGTCGTCGAGAACTGGGAGTCACTCGGATTCGACTCCGCCCACCGCTACATCTTCCGCAGGAGGAACTAA
- a CDS encoding ABC transporter ATP-binding protein yields MTALRFENVHVHFGRGSRAFHAVRGVDLEVASGRIMGLVGESGSGKSTLARAAVGLVEPSSGRIAADGVDLVHAKGAARALRRRIQMIFQDPSACLDPRMTISDSIAEALTAAARRDGKPRPRRTEITAQVERLLQTVHLDPRKAHDLPTAFSGGQRQRIAIARALAAAPTVLLADEITSALDVSVQGAVLNLLLELQRELQLTMLFVSHNLAVVRYVCDDVAVMRHGELVETGPVLDVIDNPQHEYTRGLMAAIPQLGETLFR; encoded by the coding sequence ATGACCGCGCTGCGCTTCGAGAACGTGCACGTTCACTTCGGTCGCGGCAGCCGCGCCTTCCACGCGGTGCGCGGTGTCGACCTGGAGGTCGCCTCCGGTCGCATCATGGGCCTGGTCGGCGAGTCCGGCTCCGGCAAGTCCACTCTCGCGCGCGCCGCAGTGGGGCTCGTCGAACCGTCGTCGGGACGCATCGCAGCCGACGGCGTCGACCTCGTGCACGCCAAGGGTGCTGCACGGGCGCTGCGCCGTCGCATCCAGATGATCTTCCAGGATCCCTCGGCATGCCTCGACCCCCGCATGACGATCAGCGACTCGATCGCCGAGGCGCTCACGGCGGCCGCGCGCCGCGATGGGAAGCCCCGTCCGCGTCGCACCGAGATCACCGCCCAGGTCGAGCGGCTGCTGCAGACCGTGCACCTCGACCCCCGCAAGGCGCACGATCTGCCGACGGCGTTCTCGGGCGGACAGCGCCAGCGCATCGCGATCGCACGTGCGCTGGCCGCCGCCCCGACCGTTCTACTGGCCGACGAGATCACCTCAGCGCTCGACGTCTCGGTGCAGGGCGCCGTGCTCAACCTGCTCCTCGAGCTGCAGCGCGAACTGCAGCTCACGATGCTCTTCGTCAGCCACAACCTCGCCGTCGTGCGCTACGTGTGCGATGACGTCGCGGTCATGCGGCACGGCGAACTGGTCGAGACCGGGCCTGTGCTCGACGTGATCGACAACCCCCAGCATGAGTACACGCGCGGACTGATGGCCGCGATTCCCCAGCTCGGCGAAACCCTGTTCCGATGA
- a CDS encoding ABC transporter permease: protein MTSIDATLRPRRTSWFAAGGWPSFLLRRLGQFVLSLWGLVTAAFLMLQLIPGDPVRMVVGMNASVEVVEDMRRQLGLDLPLHEQYFRFLGGLLTGNPGNSLNLQQPVFEVIAARLPATLELALLTIVVVLVVAVPLGILFAALTRGGRRRGLEVGYTSVTGIFAVVPEFLFGVGLVYIFAVATHLLPVAGRTGPASYVLPVAALALGATASLSRIVRIEALNVLDTDYIRTARAKRMPAALLYLRHALPNLLTPTLTLAGIMLGSLIAGTILVESIFAWPGLGQTLVASITGKDYPLAQTLVVVYGGMVLLINLIVDIVLALIDPRSTITEA from the coding sequence ATGACTTCAATCGACGCGACCCTTCGCCCGCGGCGGACCTCCTGGTTCGCCGCGGGCGGCTGGCCATCCTTCCTCCTGCGCCGCCTGGGGCAGTTCGTCCTGTCCCTCTGGGGACTGGTGACGGCGGCGTTCCTGATGCTGCAGCTCATCCCCGGCGACCCGGTGCGCATGGTGGTCGGAATGAACGCCTCGGTCGAGGTCGTCGAAGACATGCGTCGCCAACTGGGCCTCGACCTTCCGCTGCATGAGCAGTACTTCCGCTTCCTGGGCGGGCTGCTCACCGGAAACCCGGGCAACTCGCTGAACCTGCAGCAGCCCGTGTTCGAGGTCATCGCGGCTCGCCTGCCGGCGACGCTCGAACTCGCACTTCTCACGATCGTCGTCGTGCTCGTCGTCGCGGTTCCCCTCGGGATCCTCTTCGCCGCCCTCACCCGCGGCGGACGCCGCCGCGGACTCGAGGTCGGCTACACGTCGGTCACCGGCATCTTCGCCGTGGTCCCGGAGTTCCTCTTCGGCGTCGGACTCGTCTACATCTTCGCCGTCGCGACGCACCTGCTGCCGGTCGCTGGACGCACGGGGCCGGCGAGCTACGTGCTTCCGGTCGCCGCGCTCGCGCTCGGCGCCACCGCATCGCTCTCGCGGATCGTGCGCATCGAAGCGCTGAACGTTCTCGACACGGACTACATCCGCACGGCGCGCGCGAAGCGCATGCCGGCCGCTCTCCTCTACCTGCGTCACGCGCTGCCGAACCTGCTCACACCGACGCTGACTCTGGCGGGCATCATGCTCGGCTCGCTGATCGCGGGCACGATCCTGGTGGAGAGCATCTTCGCCTGGCCCGGTCTCGGGCAGACTCTCGTCGCCTCGATCACGGGCAAGGACTACCCGCTCGCCCAGACTCTCGTGGTCGTGTACGGCGGGATGGTGCTGCTGATCAACCTGATCGTCGACATCGTGCTCGCCCTCATCGATCCCCGCTCCACGATCACGGAGGCGTGA
- the menC gene encoding o-succinylbenzoate synthase, with protein sequence MLIESIQLRELSLPIVSPFTTSFGTQTVRNTYLLRIAGTVRTAQGTESVAGWGECVSLSDPVYSSEYLRGAREVTERYLVPALFAAQESGQEITAETVASVLEHIVGHRMAKSALEMAVLDAQLRGHGMSFASYFGATRTAVPSGVSVGIQDSIDDLLGAVGVYLEEGYVRIKLKIQPGWDIEPVAAVRRAFGDDVPLQVDANAAYTLVDARQLRRLDDYGLLLIEQPLAEDDLVQHAKLAQMMHTPICLDESIESAKDTADAISLGAASVINVKPGRVGGYLEARRIHDLARAHGVAVWCGGMLETGLGRAANTALAALDGFTLPGDISASDRFYRQDITEPFVLRDGMIDVPQGPGLGVTPIPEVLDALAAAPVELWPAAH encoded by the coding sequence ATGCTCATCGAATCGATCCAGCTCCGCGAGCTCTCGCTGCCGATCGTCTCGCCCTTCACGACCTCGTTCGGGACCCAGACGGTGCGCAACACCTACCTGCTGCGAATCGCGGGCACCGTGCGCACGGCGCAGGGCACCGAGTCCGTCGCCGGCTGGGGTGAGTGCGTCAGCCTGTCTGACCCGGTCTACTCGTCGGAGTATCTGCGCGGCGCCCGCGAAGTCACGGAACGCTACCTCGTCCCCGCGCTGTTCGCGGCGCAGGAGTCGGGACAGGAGATCACGGCCGAGACCGTCGCATCCGTCCTCGAGCACATCGTCGGACATCGCATGGCGAAGTCGGCTTTGGAGATGGCCGTGCTCGACGCGCAGCTGCGCGGACACGGCATGTCGTTCGCGTCATACTTCGGCGCGACGCGCACCGCCGTGCCATCGGGCGTCTCGGTCGGCATCCAGGACTCGATCGACGACCTGCTCGGCGCCGTCGGCGTCTACCTCGAAGAGGGCTACGTCCGCATCAAGCTGAAGATCCAGCCCGGATGGGACATCGAGCCGGTCGCTGCCGTGCGACGCGCCTTCGGCGATGACGTGCCGCTGCAGGTCGATGCGAACGCCGCGTACACGCTCGTGGATGCCCGCCAGCTGCGCCGCCTCGACGACTACGGCCTGCTGCTCATCGAGCAGCCGCTCGCGGAGGACGACCTGGTCCAGCACGCGAAGCTCGCGCAGATGATGCACACACCGATCTGCCTGGACGAGTCGATCGAGTCGGCGAAGGACACTGCGGACGCGATCAGCCTCGGTGCCGCATCCGTCATCAACGTCAAGCCCGGTCGCGTCGGCGGGTACCTCGAAGCGCGTCGCATCCACGACCTCGCGCGTGCGCACGGCGTCGCCGTCTGGTGCGGAGGAATGCTGGAGACGGGCCTCGGCCGCGCGGCGAACACCGCACTCGCCGCTCTCGACGGGTTCACCCTGCCCGGCGACATCTCCGCCTCCGATCGCTTCTACCGCCAGGACATCACCGAGCCCTTCGTGCTGCGCGACGGCATGATCGACGTTCCGCAGGGCCCCGGCCTCGGCGTCACCCCGATCCCCGAGGTGCTCGATGCTCTCGCCGCGGCCCCTGTGGAGCTCTGGCCCGCCGCGCACTGA
- a CDS encoding serine hydrolase: MNDTQSPSTRPAEIDDYLDVVVPTAPVTNSAGRTVFVRSAVDRAADRNDFSLWLIEDGTARRLTEGPSDAAPTWNESTGDIVFVRPDAAGLPQLWALNPDGGAPRALTQTDPRLPQGVGAPVVSPDGTRIAFSAPVSRRADDSGVLVAPDRRYKIDGVGVRADVRNHLFQLTLASGRITRLTDGDFDATAPAYSPDGMSLAFSADSAPDAVEQRSSQVHVLDLSLLSYPTRAIGTATGVHGPLLWTPSGDAVIAVGADAPAVGHAHLLVLSLDPAIADRSLTAALDRNVMPGGPGYPGGRPALSAHGEVVFCLREGGSTEIWAVPLAGGEARPILAGPQRVVSGIAVGTTTVRGILATPTSFGEIVEVPLAAASESEPVVLTEFGAALDGVEFPAAQRRTFAISDGTTVEAFLLRDPALTGAGPLVLDVHGGPHNAWTGTQSVMQPHHADLVARGYTVLMVNPRGSDGYGESFFTAVYDAWGEADLQDFLQPIDQLVAEGIADPTQLVVTGYSYGGFMTCALTAWTDRFVAAVTGGLVADLGQFSGASTDGILLDRLEFDPHSGRARALSPLARVAEVTAPTLILHGGADLLCPVLQAEQWHAGLALAGVESELVVYPGGAHAFVLNGTPSHRVDYSRRLVAWFERHLSPLPAKSTVDPALWQRRLETVLDKYGIPGASFGVLTTTRAGVEVEVVSAGVLNAATGASAAPDALFQIGSITKTWTGVLIMQLVEEGLLDLDAPVRAVLPQFAVADTAVSASVTARQLLTHTSGIDGDVFLDTGRGDDTVERYLDALGDVVQNFAPGADWSYCNTAFGILGRMIEVLRGATWDEVLRERILEPLGLTHTTTLPEDTLRFASAVGHTGDIRDGSAAPVPHVMITRSAGPAGLISARAEDVLRFAADSIAESPVLLSRASYAAMIEDQKVIGMAGFADVQGLAWIQHEWSGHRIHGHDGGTLGQQAFLRISADAGVAVVLLTNGGLMGAAANELMRDAFRSIAGIEASEPFGPDPAGAPITAEEAAELVGTYGDAAASITVSWDDETLSAERTDSANPSGRELMEWTTSFQIVRAADGAYAATVPGMPLYPRVWRHDHPSGTLLHFGTRAFRKAQDA, encoded by the coding sequence ATGAACGACACCCAGAGCCCTTCGACGCGCCCCGCGGAGATCGATGACTACCTCGATGTCGTGGTCCCCACGGCACCGGTGACGAACTCTGCCGGACGCACGGTGTTCGTGCGCTCGGCTGTCGACCGGGCGGCTGACCGCAACGACTTCTCCCTCTGGCTGATCGAGGACGGCACTGCTCGCCGTCTCACCGAGGGACCATCGGATGCGGCGCCGACCTGGAACGAGAGCACGGGCGACATCGTCTTCGTACGCCCGGATGCGGCGGGCCTGCCGCAGCTGTGGGCGCTGAACCCCGACGGCGGTGCCCCGCGCGCGCTCACACAGACGGATCCGCGCCTCCCGCAGGGCGTCGGCGCACCGGTCGTCTCCCCGGACGGCACGCGCATCGCCTTCTCCGCGCCGGTGTCACGCCGCGCCGATGACAGTGGCGTCCTCGTCGCACCGGATCGCCGCTACAAGATCGACGGCGTCGGTGTGCGTGCGGACGTGCGCAACCATCTGTTCCAGCTCACGCTCGCCAGCGGGCGCATCACCCGCCTCACCGATGGCGACTTCGACGCGACGGCCCCGGCATATTCCCCGGACGGCATGTCTCTTGCGTTCTCCGCGGACAGCGCCCCGGATGCTGTGGAGCAGCGCTCTTCACAGGTGCACGTGCTCGACCTCTCACTGCTCAGCTACCCGACGCGCGCGATCGGCACCGCGACGGGTGTGCACGGCCCGCTGCTCTGGACGCCCAGCGGCGACGCGGTCATCGCGGTCGGCGCGGATGCGCCCGCCGTCGGACACGCACACCTCCTGGTGCTGAGCCTCGACCCGGCCATCGCCGACCGATCACTCACCGCCGCCCTCGACCGCAATGTCATGCCGGGCGGACCCGGCTACCCCGGCGGACGCCCCGCGCTCAGCGCCCACGGCGAGGTCGTCTTCTGCCTGCGCGAAGGCGGATCCACCGAGATCTGGGCTGTACCGCTCGCCGGCGGCGAGGCGCGCCCGATCCTCGCCGGTCCGCAGCGGGTCGTCTCCGGCATCGCCGTGGGCACGACCACCGTGCGTGGGATTCTTGCGACGCCCACGAGCTTCGGTGAGATCGTCGAGGTGCCTCTCGCCGCAGCATCCGAGAGCGAACCGGTGGTCCTGACGGAGTTCGGAGCCGCCCTCGACGGCGTGGAGTTCCCGGCCGCGCAGCGCAGGACCTTCGCGATCTCGGATGGCACGACGGTCGAGGCGTTCCTCCTCCGCGACCCGGCGCTCACCGGCGCCGGTCCTCTCGTGCTGGACGTGCACGGCGGCCCCCACAACGCGTGGACCGGCACGCAGTCGGTCATGCAACCGCACCACGCCGATCTCGTCGCCCGGGGCTACACCGTGCTCATGGTGAACCCGCGCGGCAGCGACGGCTACGGCGAGAGCTTCTTCACCGCCGTCTACGACGCCTGGGGCGAGGCCGACCTGCAGGACTTCCTGCAGCCGATCGACCAGCTCGTCGCCGAAGGGATCGCCGACCCGACGCAGCTCGTCGTCACCGGCTACAGCTACGGCGGCTTCATGACCTGCGCACTGACGGCCTGGACCGATCGCTTCGTCGCCGCTGTCACGGGCGGACTCGTCGCCGACCTGGGACAGTTCTCCGGGGCATCCACCGACGGCATCCTGCTCGACCGCCTGGAGTTCGATCCTCACAGCGGCCGTGCCCGCGCGCTCTCACCCCTCGCCCGTGTCGCCGAGGTCACGGCGCCGACGCTCATCCTGCACGGTGGCGCCGACCTGCTGTGCCCGGTGCTGCAGGCCGAGCAGTGGCACGCAGGTCTCGCTCTTGCCGGTGTCGAGAGCGAGCTCGTCGTCTACCCCGGGGGCGCGCATGCGTTCGTGCTGAACGGCACGCCCTCGCACCGCGTCGACTACAGCCGCCGCCTCGTCGCCTGGTTCGAGCGTCACCTGTCTCCACTGCCCGCGAAGTCGACCGTCGACCCGGCGCTCTGGCAGCGTCGCCTGGAGACCGTGCTCGACAAGTACGGCATCCCCGGCGCCAGCTTCGGCGTCCTCACGACGACCCGCGCGGGCGTGGAGGTCGAGGTGGTCTCGGCGGGTGTCCTCAATGCGGCGACCGGTGCCTCCGCGGCACCCGACGCGCTGTTCCAGATCGGCTCGATCACGAAGACCTGGACGGGCGTGCTCATCATGCAGCTCGTCGAAGAGGGACTTCTCGATCTGGATGCTCCGGTGCGCGCCGTGCTGCCGCAGTTTGCAGTCGCCGATACCGCCGTCTCCGCGAGTGTGACCGCGCGCCAGCTGCTCACGCACACAAGCGGCATCGACGGCGATGTCTTCCTCGACACCGGCCGCGGCGACGACACCGTCGAACGGTATCTCGACGCGCTCGGCGACGTCGTGCAGAACTTCGCTCCCGGTGCGGACTGGTCATACTGCAACACCGCTTTCGGCATCCTCGGGCGCATGATCGAGGTGCTTCGCGGGGCGACCTGGGACGAGGTGCTGCGCGAGCGCATCCTCGAACCGCTCGGCCTGACGCACACGACGACCCTGCCCGAGGACACGCTGCGCTTCGCCTCCGCCGTCGGACACACCGGTGACATCCGCGACGGCTCTGCAGCTCCTGTGCCGCACGTCATGATCACGCGCTCGGCGGGGCCGGCCGGCCTCATCAGTGCCCGCGCAGAGGACGTCCTGCGCTTCGCGGCAGACTCCATCGCCGAGAGCCCGGTGCTGCTGTCGCGCGCGTCCTACGCGGCGATGATCGAAGACCAGAAGGTCATCGGCATGGCCGGCTTCGCAGATGTGCAGGGGCTCGCATGGATCCAGCACGAGTGGAGTGGTCACCGCATCCACGGCCACGACGGTGGCACGCTCGGGCAGCAGGCCTTCCTGCGGATCTCCGCGGATGCGGGTGTCGCGGTCGTTCTGCTGACGAACGGCGGCCTCATGGGCGCCGCGGCGAATGAGCTGATGCGCGATGCCTTCCGCAGCATCGCCGGCATCGAGGCATCCGAGCCCTTCGGCCCCGATCCGGCGGGTGCCCCGATCACCGCGGAAGAGGCTGCGGAACTCGTCGGGACCTACGGTGACGCGGCCGCGAGCATCACGGTCAGCTGGGACGACGAGACGCTGAGCGCCGAGCGCACCGACAGCGCCAATCCGTCGGGCCGCGAGCTGATGGAGTGGACGACGTCGTTCCAGATCGTCAGAGCGGCGGATGGCGCGTACGCCGCGACCGTTCCCGGCATGCCGTTGTACCCGCGCGTGTGGCGCCACGACCACCCGAGTGGCACCCTGCTGCACTTCGGCACCCGGGCTTTCCGAAAGGCACAGGATGCCTGA
- a CDS encoding M20 family metallopeptidase gives MPEGGLLTTAQTRLDAVIADAIDLMQVESPSADHAAVAQSADAVSALVRRRLGSEPERIVIDGVTHLRWHWGESTRVVIVAHHDTVWPLGTLPRIPAEVRDGILRGPGSVDMKTGIAMAVHALAILKEQDSSALDGVTLLVTGDEEVGSPSSRALIEETAAGASAAFVLEAGGDAGELKTQRKGTSMYRFTVHGLAAHAGLEPDRGVNAVVGLAEVILAVNALHASEPGLSVVPSVISGGTTTNTVPAEAVLDVDVRVTSVASQQRVDEAMRAIAPRVTGASVTVSGGPNRAPLESAMSATLFALAGRVASAEGLEAPVPLHVGGASDGNFTAGIGVPTLDGLGAWGGGAHAESEHAVVAGIPSRVALLAGLVRALTEGGTDV, from the coding sequence ATGCCTGAGGGCGGACTTCTCACCACAGCGCAGACCCGGCTTGACGCGGTCATCGCCGATGCGATCGACCTCATGCAGGTCGAGTCGCCGTCTGCGGATCATGCCGCCGTCGCCCAGAGCGCCGACGCTGTCAGCGCTCTCGTGCGCAGACGACTCGGGAGCGAGCCGGAGCGCATCGTCATCGACGGCGTCACACACCTGCGCTGGCACTGGGGCGAATCGACACGTGTCGTGATCGTCGCCCACCACGACACGGTGTGGCCGCTCGGCACACTGCCGCGCATCCCCGCAGAGGTGCGCGACGGGATCCTGCGCGGCCCCGGGTCGGTCGATATGAAGACCGGCATCGCGATGGCCGTGCACGCGCTCGCGATCCTCAAAGAGCAGGATTCGAGTGCGCTCGACGGCGTCACGCTGCTCGTGACCGGCGATGAAGAGGTGGGCTCGCCGAGCTCGCGTGCCCTCATCGAAGAGACGGCAGCCGGAGCATCCGCCGCCTTCGTCCTGGAGGCAGGCGGCGACGCCGGCGAGCTCAAGACGCAGCGCAAGGGCACGTCGATGTACCGCTTCACGGTGCATGGGCTGGCCGCGCACGCCGGGCTCGAACCGGATCGTGGTGTGAACGCCGTCGTCGGTCTCGCCGAGGTGATCCTCGCGGTCAACGCGCTGCACGCGAGCGAGCCCGGTCTCAGTGTCGTGCCGAGCGTGATCTCGGGCGGGACAACGACGAACACCGTGCCGGCCGAGGCTGTGCTCGATGTGGACGTGCGGGTGACCTCCGTCGCCTCGCAGCAGCGCGTCGACGAGGCGATGCGCGCGATCGCGCCCCGCGTGACCGGTGCCAGCGTGACCGTCTCCGGCGGCCCGAACCGCGCCCCTCTCGAGTCCGCGATGTCGGCGACGCTCTTCGCCCTCGCGGGTCGTGTCGCGTCCGCCGAGGGACTGGAGGCACCCGTGCCGCTGCATGTCGGCGGCGCCTCCGACGGCAACTTCACCGCAGGCATCGGAGTGCCCACCCTCGATGGGCTGGGCGCGTGGGGCGGAGGCGCGCACGCGGAGAGCGAGCACGCTGTCGTCGCGGGCATACCGTCCCGCGTCGCGCTGCTCGCCGGCCTCGTGCGCGCGCTGACCGAGGGCGGCACGGATGTCTGA
- a CDS encoding dipeptide/oligopeptide/nickel ABC transporter permease/ATP-binding protein, with translation MTIELTPPAVRRPHWIRTTLRTPLGILAALGLLVLTTFAIIGPIVWGEQAVTPNPMALSQGPSAEHIFGTDAAGRDVFARTMAATRLSVLMALGAVGLGVGMGVVLGTLPALLPRWAGRILVAILNFAIAFPALLLAIFLLIIFGKGSGSAVLAVGIALAPAYARLTHTLTSSIAGREFIDAARVLGVSRAGLLFRHILPNVREPLIVNASISLGNGLIAFAGLSFLGLGIQPPEFDWGRMLNEGLSKIFVNPATALAPGIAVVLAGLIFTLTGEAIARGTGVQRSLPRRRPALRLPAASAPQQPIATDAVLDVQNLTVTVPAGDGWSRAVDGVSFRVAAGEAVGIVGESGSGKSLTCLSVAQLTQEPVQVTADSIRFAGTQIAGAGRAGARQISKLLGTRMAMVFQDPMSSLNPALRVGAQVAEIGWLHEGLTRSEAGRKAVQRLKDVKIPDAARRAKQLPHEFSGGMRQRAMIAMGLMGSPSLIIADEPTTALDVTVQHEVLRLLHDVRAETGAALLLISHDMAVVTGVCTRVLVMYQGHLVEDIATDDLLAGRATHPYTRALLAAVPTMTTDRDAPLATIDDEARARFAAEAETEAVR, from the coding sequence ATGACCATCGAACTCACCCCTCCTGCCGTGCGGCGTCCGCACTGGATCCGCACCACACTGCGCACGCCACTCGGCATCCTCGCCGCGCTCGGGCTGCTCGTACTGACGACGTTCGCGATCATCGGCCCCATCGTCTGGGGTGAGCAGGCGGTCACGCCGAACCCGATGGCGCTGTCGCAGGGACCGAGCGCGGAGCACATCTTCGGAACGGATGCCGCGGGTCGCGACGTCTTCGCGCGCACGATGGCGGCCACCCGACTGAGCGTTCTCATGGCTCTCGGCGCGGTCGGCCTCGGCGTCGGCATGGGCGTCGTCCTCGGCACGCTGCCCGCCCTGCTTCCGCGGTGGGCCGGGCGCATCCTCGTCGCGATCCTGAACTTCGCGATCGCCTTCCCTGCACTGCTGCTGGCGATCTTCCTGTTGATCATCTTCGGCAAGGGCAGCGGTTCTGCCGTCCTCGCCGTCGGCATCGCGCTCGCTCCGGCGTATGCGCGCCTCACGCACACCCTGACGTCATCGATCGCGGGTCGGGAGTTCATCGACGCCGCCCGAGTGCTCGGCGTGAGCCGTGCCGGGCTGCTCTTCCGCCACATCCTGCCGAACGTGCGCGAGCCGCTGATCGTGAACGCCTCGATCTCGCTCGGCAATGGCCTCATTGCATTCGCTGGCCTGTCGTTCCTCGGGCTCGGCATCCAGCCTCCCGAGTTCGACTGGGGACGGATGCTCAACGAGGGCCTGTCCAAGATCTTCGTGAACCCCGCCACGGCGCTCGCTCCGGGCATCGCCGTCGTGCTGGCCGGGCTCATCTTCACCCTCACGGGCGAGGCGATCGCCCGTGGCACGGGCGTGCAGCGCAGCCTGCCGCGCCGCCGCCCGGCGCTCCGCCTGCCCGCAGCATCCGCACCGCAACAGCCCATCGCCACGGACGCCGTGCTCGACGTGCAGAACCTCACGGTCACTGTTCCCGCGGGGGATGGCTGGAGCCGCGCCGTCGATGGCGTCAGCTTCCGCGTCGCTGCGGGCGAAGCCGTGGGCATCGTGGGCGAGTCGGGGTCGGGCAAGAGCCTGACGTGCCTGTCCGTCGCTCAGCTGACGCAGGAGCCGGTGCAGGTCACGGCAGACAGCATCCGCTTCGCCGGCACCCAGATCGCGGGTGCAGGACGCGCAGGAGCCCGTCAGATCTCGAAGCTGCTCGGCACCCGCATGGCCATGGTGTTCCAGGACCCGATGTCGTCGCTCAACCCCGCACTGCGCGTGGGAGCGCAGGTCGCCGAGATCGGCTGGCTGCACGAGGGCCTGACCCGCAGCGAGGCCGGCCGCAAGGCCGTGCAGCGGCTGAAGGACGTGAAGATTCCGGATGCGGCGCGCCGGGCGAAGCAGCTTCCGCACGAGTTCTCCGGGGGAATGCGCCAGCGCGCCATGATCGCGATGGGGCTCATGGGCAGCCCGTCGCTCATCATCGCCGACGAGCCGACCACCGCGCTCGACGTCACGGTGCAGCACGAGGTGCTGCGCCTGTTGCACGACGTGCGCGCGGAGACGGGTGCCGCGCTGCTGCTCATCTCGCACGACATGGCCGTTGTCACGGGCGTCTGCACGCGCGTGCTCGTCATGTACCAGGGCCACCTGGTCGAGGACATCGCGACGGACGATCTGCTTGCCGGCCGCGCAACCCACCCGTACACGCGGGCACTGCTCGCCGCGGTGCCGACCATGACGACCGACCGCGACGCCCCGCTCGCGACGATCGATGACGAGGCGCGTGCGCGTTTCGCCGCCGAAGCTGAGACGGAGGCCGTGCGATGA